ATCGTCTCCGGTCGGGCGGGGGAGGTCATCGGGACGGGACGGCAGCGGCGAGCTGCTGGGCGACGTCGGCGATGTCGTCGGGGGTGGTGACGTTGAGGATCCGGACGTCGGGCACCGTGCGCTTCGCCATGCCGGCGAGGACGCGGCCGGGGCCGACCTCCACGAACGTGTCGGCGCCGAGGGCGACCAGGGCGAGCTGGCAGTCGGTCCAGCGCACCGGCTCGACCAGGTGCCGGCGCAGCAGCTGCGGCCAAGCGTCCGGCGCCGTGACGGGCGCGGCGTCGGTGTTGGTGACGACGGGGGTCGCGGCGGTCCGGAAGGTGACGGTGTCGAGGAGGGGGGTCAGCGCCTCGGCGGCGTCGGCCAGCAGAGGTGTGTGGAACGCGTGGCCCACGGCCAGCGGCATCACCTTGCGGGCACCCAGCTCCCTCGCCCGCTCGGCGGCCTGCTCGAGACCGTCGGGCGTGCCGGCGATCACCACCTGGCCGGGGGCGTTGTCGTTGGCCACCCAGGCATCGACGTCGGCGCAGGCGTTCTCGGCCAGCTCCACGTCGGCGCCCAGCAGCGCCGCCATGCGTCCCGTCCGGGCGTCGGCGCTGTCCTGCGACACGTCGGCGCGGCGGGCGGCGAGCCGGAGCCCGTCGCTCCGGTCGACGGCACCGGCGGCGATCAGCGCCGTGATCTGCCCCAGCGAGTGGCCGGCGAAGGCCACGGGTCGTTCGTCCAGTTGGTCCGACAGCGTGTCCCAGGCCATGAGCGAGCCCAGGAGCACGGCCAGCTGACTGGCCCGGGTGGTCGCCAGCTCGTCGGCATCGGCGTCGAGGAGGAGGCGGCCGAGCGGCCGGTCGAGGATCGACTCGGCCTCGGTCACGGTCGCCCACGCGTCGTGGTCCTTCCACACCTGGCCGGCGCCCGGAGTGGCGGCTCCCTGGCCAGGGAAGATCACGACGTACGACACAGGGCGGAGTCCTCCAGCAAGACGCGAGATGAACAGGACTGAACGGGGTGGGGTCCAACTTCGACCCATCGGCCCCCGGTCCGTTACATCTGACGCTTCGCTGTACCTCCGCTACACCGGGATGGTGGTGGTGCTCCCGCTGTCGAGGATCGTCGTGGTCGACTCGGGCGGGGGCGGGGGGACGCTGGTGTCGGGCGCGCCGCCGTCACCCTCGACGACCTCGCCGCCCTCGCCGGGCACCGTCGTCGTCGTCTCGGGAGGGAGCGTCGTCGACGTCGTGGTGGTCGCCTCGGTGGTGTTCGTGGGACGGTTGCCGGTCTGGGGGACCGAGTCGTCATCGTCGTCGCTGCAGGCACCGGCCACCAGCAGGGCCGCGACGAGAGGGATAGCCAGGAGAAGGGTTCGACGCATCGGTGCAAAGGCTGACGAGTCGCGGCCACCCCGCGCAAACCCGACCGGCCTGTCGGCTAACGGCAGCGCGTGCAGAGGCCGACGAGGTCGAGCCGGTGGTGCAGTGCCCGGAAGTCGGCACCCGTGGCGACCTCGGTCAGCGCGGTGTCGAGGCGGCGCTCGATCTCGCTGGGAACCGTGAAGTCGGTGACGTCGCCGCAGCCGCTGCAGATGAGGTGGTGGTGGTGCTCGGTGAGGTCCTCGGCCAGCTCCCAGCAGGCGTGGTCGCCGGTGGTGACGATGCGGTGGGCGACCCCGGCGCGCTCCAGCACGGCCAGGTTGCGGTAGGCCGACGATTGCGCCAGGCCCGACGAGCGCTCCAGCAGCTGGGGCAGGGTCAGCGGTGACGGCGCCGCCGCCAGCACGTCGACCAGGGACCGGCGTTGCGACGTGAAGCGCTGCCCGACGTGCCGCAGCCGTCGGGTCACGATCGTGTGGAGGTCAGCGCTGGGCTCGCTCATGCGTCAAGGTCCTGGTGAGAACTGTTCTCAGATTAGCTGGTGGCCTCCGCGACACGGTGCCGGGGGCCTCGGCGATTGGTTGCACTGAAGATGCAATCAGGGCAGGCTGACCCGCAACCATCGCGGGGGAACCGGAGGACACTGTGACGAACCTGGTGGAAGGCAGCAAGGCATCCGGGTACGTGGAGCCGGGGTTCGAGGGCGTCCGCCAGGCGTTCGACGACAACTTCGCCGAGCACGGCGAGGTGGGCGCGGCGGTGGCCGTGTACGTCGAGGGCCGCAAGGTGGTCGACCTGTGGGGCGGCGTGCGCCAGGTCGACACCGAGCTCCCCTACGACGAGGACACCCTCCAACTCGTGTTCTCCACCACCAAGGGCGTCACCGCGCTGTGCGCCAACCTGCTGGTCCAGCGGGGGCTGCTCGACGTCGACGCCCCCGTCGCCGAGTACTGGCCCGAGTTCGCCGCCGCCGGGAAGGCCGACGTGCCGGTGCGCTGGCTGCTGTGCCACAAGGTGGGCCTGCCCTACGTCGACGCCGACCTGACCCTCGAGCAGGTGCTGGCCTGGGACCCGGTGGTCGAGGCGCTGGCCGCCATGGAGCCCGTCTGGGAGCCGGGCAGCGGCCACGGCTACCACGCCGTCACCTACGGGT
The sequence above is a segment of the Acidimicrobiales bacterium genome. Coding sequences within it:
- a CDS encoding ACP S-malonyltransferase, producing the protein MSYVVIFPGQGAATPGAGQVWKDHDAWATVTEAESILDRPLGRLLLDADADELATTRASQLAVLLGSLMAWDTLSDQLDERPVAFAGHSLGQITALIAAGAVDRSDGLRLAARRADVSQDSADARTGRMAALLGADVELAENACADVDAWVANDNAPGQVVIAGTPDGLEQAAERARELGARKVMPLAVGHAFHTPLLADAAEALTPLLDTVTFRTAATPVVTNTDAAPVTAPDAWPQLLRRHLVEPVRWTDCQLALVALGADTFVEVGPGRVLAGMAKRTVPDVRILNVTTPDDIADVAQQLAAAVPSR
- a CDS encoding transcriptional repressor; protein product: MSEPSADLHTIVTRRLRHVGQRFTSQRRSLVDVLAAAPSPLTLPQLLERSSGLAQSSAYRNLAVLERAGVAHRIVTTGDHACWELAEDLTEHHHHLICSGCGDVTDFTVPSEIERRLDTALTEVATGADFRALHHRLDLVGLCTRCR